The following are from one region of the Staphylococcus argenteus genome:
- the hutU gene encoding urocanate hydratase, producing MRKIQAKKGLSIECKGWEQEAVLRMLYNNLDPEVAERPEDLVVYGGIGKAARNWESFEAIEKTLRELEADETMLVQSGKPVAVFKTHEEAPRVLISNSVLVPEWANWDHFNELDKKGLIMYGQMTAGSWIYIGSQGIVQGTYETFAELGNQHFNGDLAGTVTLTAGLGGMGGAQPLAITMNHGVAICVDVDETRVDKRIDTKYCDVKTADLDEALKLAQEAKERGEGLSIGLVGNAVDIHQAILDKGFKIDIITDQTSAHDPLNGYVPQGYSVAEAKELREKDPKKYVELSQASMAKHVELMLEFQKRGAVAFDYGNNIRQVAYNNGVENAFDFPGFVPAYIRPLFCEGKGPFRFAALSGDPKDIERADEEMRKLFPENEKLLRWLDLAEEKIAYQGLPSRIAWLGYGERAKMGLALNRLVRDGEISAPIVIGRDHLDAGSVASPNRETESMKDGSDAVGDWAVLNALINTAAGGSWISFHHGGGVGMGYSLHAGMVVVADGTERAERRLGRVLTTDPGMGVARHVDAGYDIAIQTAKEKGIHIPMIDEAGDK from the coding sequence AACAATTTAGATCCAGAAGTTGCTGAAAGACCTGAAGATTTAGTGGTTTATGGCGGCATTGGTAAAGCTGCACGTAACTGGGAATCATTTGAAGCAATTGAAAAAACGTTACGTGAACTAGAAGCTGATGAAACGATGTTAGTACAATCTGGGAAACCAGTTGCTGTATTTAAAACGCATGAAGAGGCACCGCGTGTGCTAATTTCAAACTCAGTATTAGTACCAGAATGGGCAAACTGGGATCACTTTAATGAATTAGATAAAAAGGGCTTAATCATGTATGGACAAATGACAGCTGGTAGTTGGATTTATATTGGTTCTCAAGGAATTGTGCAAGGTACTTATGAGACATTTGCAGAGTTAGGTAATCAACATTTTAATGGAGATTTAGCAGGTACAGTAACATTGACAGCTGGTTTAGGTGGTATGGGTGGTGCACAACCACTTGCAATTACAATGAATCATGGTGTTGCAATTTGTGTTGATGTTGATGAAACACGTGTTGATAAACGAATTGATACGAAGTACTGTGATGTTAAAACAGCAGATTTAGATGAAGCATTAAAATTAGCGCAAGAAGCGAAAGAACGTGGCGAAGGACTATCCATTGGATTGGTTGGCAATGCAGTAGATATTCATCAAGCGATTTTAGATAAAGGATTCAAAATTGATATTATTACAGACCAAACAAGTGCTCACGACCCATTAAATGGATATGTGCCACAAGGTTACTCTGTAGCAGAAGCGAAAGAATTACGTGAAAAAGACCCTAAAAAATACGTGGAACTTTCTCAAGCATCAATGGCAAAACATGTTGAATTAATGCTAGAATTCCAAAAACGAGGAGCTGTAGCATTTGATTATGGAAATAATATTCGTCAAGTGGCATACAATAATGGTGTAGAAAATGCTTTTGATTTCCCAGGATTTGTACCAGCTTACATTAGACCATTATTCTGTGAAGGTAAAGGGCCATTCCGATTTGCTGCGTTAAGTGGTGATCCAAAAGATATTGAACGTGCCGATGAAGAAATGCGTAAACTTTTCCCAGAAAATGAAAAACTATTAAGATGGTTAGATTTGGCTGAAGAAAAAATTGCATATCAAGGTCTACCATCTCGTATAGCTTGGTTAGGCTATGGTGAAAGAGCGAAAATGGGTTTAGCATTAAATAGACTTGTACGTGACGGTGAAATTTCAGCACCAATTGTTATTGGACGAGATCATTTGGATGCAGGGTCAGTTGCGAGTCCAAACCGTGAAACTGAAAGCATGAAAGATGGCAGTGATGCAGTTGGGGATTGGGCAGTATTGAATGCTTTAATCAACACAGCAGCAGGTGGTTCATGGATTTCATTCCATCATGGTGGTGGTGTTGGAATGGGTTATTCATTACATGCCGGTATGGTTGTTGTTGCTGATGGTACAGAACGTGCTGAAAGAAGGCTAGGACGTGTACTTACTACTGATCCAGGTATGGGTGTTGCTCGACATGTTGATGCAGGTTATGATATTGCGATTCAAACAGCTAAGGAAAAAGGTATTCATATTCCAATGATTGATGAAGCAGGTGATAAATAA
- the hutI gene encoding imidazolonepropionase → MNDLIINHIAELVLPKSTDKPLKGKELNDLNVVKNGTVVIKNGKIVYAGPHTNDYDATETIDASGKVVSPALVDAHTHLTFGGSREHEMSLKRQGKSYLEILEMGGGILSTVKATRETSEDDLFKKAEHDLLTMIKHGVLAVESKSGYGLDKENELKQLKVSNRLAEKYNLDMKHTFLGPHAVPKEAESNEAFLEEMIDLLPEVKQYADFADIFCETGVFTIEQSKYYMDKAKEAGFKVKIHADEIDPLGGLELAIDEQAISADHLVASSDIGKEKLRNSDTVAVLLPATTFYLGKEDYADARGMLDNNGAIALATDYNPGSSVTNNLQLVMAIAALKLKLSPSEVWNAVTVNAAKAIDLDAGTINKGDKANLVIWDAPNHEYIPYHFGINHAEKVIKDGKVIVDNTLSFKS, encoded by the coding sequence ATGAATGATTTAATAATAAATCATATAGCAGAATTGGTTTTGCCAAAATCAACAGATAAACCATTGAAGGGTAAAGAATTAAATGATTTAAACGTTGTAAAAAATGGCACAGTTGTTATTAAAAATGGAAAGATTGTTTATGCGGGACCACATACAAATGACTATGATGCGACTGAAACGATTGATGCTAGTGGGAAGGTAGTGTCCCCAGCATTAGTAGATGCACATACACATTTAACATTTGGTGGTTCTAGAGAACATGAGATGTCATTAAAACGTCAAGGTAAGTCTTACTTGGAAATATTGGAAATGGGTGGCGGTATTTTATCAACAGTTAAAGCTACTAGAGAGACTTCTGAAGATGATTTATTTAAAAAAGCAGAGCATGACTTGCTAACTATGATTAAACACGGTGTGCTTGCAGTTGAAAGTAAGAGCGGTTATGGCTTAGATAAAGAAAATGAACTGAAACAATTGAAAGTTTCTAATCGCTTAGCAGAGAAATATAACTTAGATATGAAGCATACATTCTTAGGACCACATGCTGTACCAAAGGAAGCAGAGTCAAATGAAGCATTTTTAGAAGAGATGATTGACTTACTTCCAGAAGTAAAACAATATGCAGACTTTGCAGATATTTTTTGTGAAACAGGTGTGTTTACAATAGAGCAGTCAAAATACTATATGGACAAAGCGAAAGAAGCAGGCTTTAAAGTGAAAATCCATGCTGATGAAATTGATCCGTTAGGTGGATTAGAATTAGCTATTGATGAGCAAGCGATATCAGCTGATCACTTAGTAGCTTCGAGTGACATAGGTAAAGAAAAATTGCGGAACAGTGATACTGTAGCTGTCCTCTTACCTGCAACGACGTTCTATTTAGGTAAAGAAGATTACGCAGATGCAAGAGGCATGCTTGACAATAATGGTGCCATCGCACTAGCTACTGATTATAATCCAGGCAGCAGTGTAACGAATAACTTGCAACTTGTTATGGCCATTGCAGCATTAAAATTAAAGCTTTCACCTAGTGAAGTATGGAATGCTGTAACAGTCAATGCTGCTAAAGCAATAGACCTTGACGCGGGTACTATCAATAAAGGTGATAAGGCTAATTTAGTTATTTGGGATGCGCCAAACCATGAATATATTCCGTATCATTTTGGTATTAATCACGCTGAAAAAGTAATCAAAGACGGTAAAGTTATTGTAGATAACACGTTATCTTTTAAATCATAA